Proteins found in one Mucilaginibacter gracilis genomic segment:
- a CDS encoding alpha/beta hydrolase has translation MIRVGFIWFLFLLSLLTVFKAPVYYLWLVSIVVTEFPWIFIVVTLFLLVWGIGVNKYQVAGAVPGLIALVLFCTPVARAYNVASSLKPKFEAVFGAGTTTPKARMLKEPFRFFKMLAGIGERLAVFTTLTYKASNNLTLDYYKTTGNKKKPCIIVIHGGSWSSGNSRQLPELNTHLIKMGYNIAAINYRLAPKYQSPAAVEDVRDAIIYLKNHSEALLIDTNNFVLLGRSAGGQIALEAAYTLKTTGIKAVISYYAPADMVWGYSVPANPLVLDSRKVMEDYLGGTYNSVPQHYAASSPILAVNKNSVPTLLIHGENDVLVAYEHSRRLDAKLQQLGVKHFLLTLPWATHGCDYTLNGPSGQLATYTVDRFINQVTK, from the coding sequence ATGATACGAGTAGGTTTTATTTGGTTTCTGTTTTTATTATCGTTGCTTACTGTTTTCAAAGCACCTGTTTATTATTTATGGCTGGTATCAATAGTTGTAACCGAATTTCCGTGGATATTTATTGTGGTAACTTTGTTTTTGCTGGTTTGGGGAATAGGTGTAAATAAATATCAGGTAGCAGGTGCCGTGCCCGGCCTAATTGCTTTGGTGTTATTTTGCACGCCGGTTGCCCGGGCCTATAATGTAGCAAGCTCGCTTAAACCCAAATTTGAGGCTGTATTTGGTGCCGGTACTACTACGCCCAAAGCGCGTATGCTTAAAGAGCCCTTTAGGTTTTTTAAAATGCTGGCGGGCATTGGCGAAAGGCTGGCTGTTTTTACAACATTAACCTATAAGGCCTCCAATAATTTAACGCTTGATTATTATAAAACTACCGGAAACAAAAAAAAGCCTTGTATAATTGTAATTCATGGAGGCTCGTGGAGTAGTGGCAATAGCCGCCAACTGCCCGAGTTAAATACTCATTTAATTAAAATGGGGTACAATATTGCAGCTATAAATTACAGGCTCGCGCCCAAATACCAGAGCCCGGCTGCTGTTGAAGATGTACGCGATGCTATTATATACTTAAAAAATCACTCAGAAGCGCTACTGATAGACACCAATAACTTTGTATTGCTCGGTAGGTCGGCAGGCGGGCAAATAGCTTTAGAGGCCGCATACACGCTAAAAACGACTGGTATAAAAGCTGTAATAAGTTATTACGCCCCTGCGGATATGGTTTGGGGCTACTCGGTACCGGCAAACCCGCTGGTGTTAGATTCGCGCAAGGTGATGGAAGATTATCTGGGTGGCACTTACAATAGTGTGCCTCAACACTACGCGGCCAGTTCGCCTATATTGGCGGTTAATAAAAATTCGGTGCCAACGCTTTTAATTCATGGCGAAAATGATGTGCTGGTGGCTTACGAGCATAGCCGCCGCCTTGATGCAAAATTACAGCAATTGGGTGTTAAACATTTTTTGCTCACTTTGCCCTGGGCAACGCACGGTTGCGACTATACGCTGAATGGACCAAGCGGCCAGCTAGCTACTTATACGGTTGACAGGTTTATTAACCAGGTAACCAAATAG
- a CDS encoding RNA polymerase sigma factor: MTRKDYQTLSDSELTELLKASDHAAYTEIYRRYAKILYVHAYKKLQNEALAKDIIQDLFTAIWLKRDTYNIGGTTLYGYLYVAMKNKIFGFFSHEKVERKYLDSLQAFIKSNHSPTADYQIREKQLQRHIDKHIANLPRKMRGIFELSRKEQLSNKEIAVKLNVTESNVSKQIGHAVRILKTKLAVIVFISLLIQH; encoded by the coding sequence ATGACCAGAAAAGACTATCAAACCCTTTCCGATTCAGAACTGACCGAATTGCTGAAAGCCTCCGATCATGCCGCTTATACAGAAATTTACCGGCGTTACGCTAAAATCCTTTACGTGCATGCTTATAAAAAGCTACAGAACGAAGCACTGGCAAAAGACATTATCCAGGACTTGTTTACGGCCATCTGGCTTAAAAGAGATACCTATAATATTGGAGGTACAACTCTTTACGGGTACTTGTACGTGGCGATGAAAAACAAGATATTTGGATTTTTTTCCCATGAGAAGGTAGAAAGGAAATATCTTGATTCCTTACAGGCCTTTATCAAAAGCAACCATAGCCCCACAGCAGATTACCAGATCCGCGAAAAACAGCTACAGCGCCATATAGACAAACACATCGCAAATTTGCCCCGGAAAATGAGGGGTATCTTTGAACTGAGCCGGAAGGAGCAACTGAGCAACAAAGAAATTGCTGTCAAATTGAATGTAACTGAAAGTAACGTATCCAAGCAGATTGGCCATGCAGTCAGGATTTTGAAAACCAAGCTGGCCGTTATAGTCTTCATCAGCCTACTCATCCAACACTGA
- a CDS encoding site-specific integrase, giving the protein MKTNFSLLFYMKKQKNYIKGLAPIYMRITVAGKRSEVTTGRECEPERWNSKTGRMAGTKEDAKSFNAYFDHLQAQVYQAHKTLTEAGEILTADCLKNSFLGKEEKTHTLLEAIKDHNKKMEALIDKEYALGTLDRFEALENHVTSFLKTKYQADDISVKKIDHAFISAFEFYLKTEKNCAHNTAIKYLKNLGKIVRICISLKWIDKDPFFGYKLKSKSVERPFLSDDELQRIANKKFSTDRLLQVRDVFLFCCFTGLAYADVKELKLSNINKGSDGEQWITINRKKTKTRSSIPLLPPAIAILAKYSDSPYCINKDRAMPVSTNQKVNEYLKEIATLCGIDKNLSSHIARHTFATTVTLQKGVPMESVSKMLGHEQIRTTQIYAKVLDMKVAADMAHLRDKYNDAI; this is encoded by the coding sequence ATGAAAACTAATTTCAGTTTGCTTTTTTACATGAAGAAGCAAAAAAACTACATCAAGGGCTTGGCCCCGATCTACATGCGCATTACCGTAGCCGGGAAACGTTCAGAAGTGACCACCGGGCGGGAATGTGAGCCGGAACGTTGGAATTCCAAGACAGGGCGCATGGCCGGGACGAAGGAAGATGCCAAAAGCTTCAACGCTTATTTCGATCACTTACAGGCGCAGGTTTACCAGGCGCATAAGACACTGACCGAAGCTGGGGAAATCCTTACAGCTGACTGCCTCAAAAATAGCTTCCTGGGCAAAGAAGAAAAAACGCACACTTTATTAGAAGCTATCAAAGACCATAATAAAAAAATGGAAGCTTTAATCGACAAAGAATATGCATTAGGGACATTAGACCGGTTCGAGGCGCTGGAAAACCATGTCACTTCGTTTTTGAAAACCAAATACCAAGCTGACGACATCAGTGTTAAAAAGATAGATCATGCCTTTATCAGTGCCTTTGAATTTTACCTGAAGACGGAAAAGAATTGCGCCCACAATACCGCTATCAAATACCTTAAGAATTTAGGCAAGATCGTCCGCATCTGTATCAGCCTTAAATGGATTGACAAAGACCCGTTCTTTGGCTATAAGCTTAAATCCAAGTCTGTAGAGCGGCCATTTCTTTCCGATGATGAATTGCAGCGTATCGCTAATAAAAAATTCAGTACGGACAGACTTTTACAGGTACGTGATGTATTCCTTTTCTGCTGTTTTACAGGATTGGCCTATGCCGATGTGAAGGAACTTAAACTGTCCAACATCAACAAAGGCAGTGATGGTGAGCAATGGATCACTATCAACAGAAAGAAAACCAAGACACGTTCCTCAATCCCGCTGTTGCCCCCGGCCATTGCAATCTTAGCGAAGTACAGTGATAGCCCGTACTGCATCAATAAGGACAGGGCCATGCCGGTATCAACCAATCAAAAAGTGAACGAATATCTCAAAGAAATCGCTACGCTCTGTGGAATTGATAAAAACTTGAGTTCTCATATTGCCCGCCATACTTTTGCCACTACGGTAACTTTACAAAAAGGTGTACCGATGGAAAGCGTGTCCAAAATGCTCGGTCATGAACAGATCAGGACAACACAGATCTATGCAAAAGTTTTAGATATGAAGGTTGCTGCGGATATGGCGCATTTAAGGGATAAATACAACGATGCCATTTAA
- a CDS encoding polysaccharide deacetylase family protein — protein MKKLFLLFLLLNFAAQAQQQIKWPNNKKAVIVLTYDDALLTQLNTAVPQLDAARLKATFFITGDVNSQTISRWRKLGQKGYELANHTLFHPCASSNDNPVSSDNYTAYRMIREIEVMNHFLYAIDGKTSRTYAYPCTEITAGGKSYVDTLKYYNLVKYARIGGDSNAVITDFKNLDPLQVPSYGIKDNTTGAQLIAFVKRVQQSGGMGVLMFHGIGGDYITTPAEAHKQLLAYLNKNRKEIWVATFQQAMDYITEAGKSNSFVPLE, from the coding sequence ATGAAAAAACTTTTCCTGCTTTTTTTATTATTAAACTTTGCTGCCCAGGCACAGCAACAAATTAAATGGCCCAACAACAAAAAGGCCGTTATTGTGCTTACTTATGATGATGCTTTGTTAACACAACTTAATACCGCAGTGCCCCAGCTTGATGCTGCTCGCCTAAAGGCAACCTTTTTTATTACCGGTGATGTTAACAGCCAAACCATATCCCGCTGGCGCAAACTTGGCCAAAAAGGTTACGAGTTAGCAAACCATACACTGTTTCATCCCTGTGCAAGCAGCAATGATAACCCTGTATCGTCTGATAATTATACCGCTTACCGTATGATACGCGAAATTGAAGTGATGAACCATTTTTTATACGCAATTGACGGTAAAACAAGCCGTACCTATGCCTACCCGTGTACAGAAATAACCGCAGGTGGAAAAAGTTATGTTGATACCTTAAAATATTACAATCTGGTAAAATATGCACGCATTGGCGGCGATTCAAATGCTGTAATTACCGATTTTAAAAACCTCGATCCATTGCAGGTGCCATCTTACGGGATTAAAGATAACACAACCGGGGCCCAACTTATAGCCTTTGTAAAACGGGTACAACAAAGCGGCGGCATGGGCGTACTGATGTTTCACGGCATAGGCGGCGATTACATTACAACGCCCGCCGAAGCACACAAACAATTGCTGGCCTATCTAAATAAAAACCGGAAAGAGATTTGGGTGGCAACATTTCAGCAGGCGATGGATTATATAACCGAGGCAGGTAAATCAAATAGTTTTGTTCCTTTGGAGTAA
- a CDS encoding aminotransferase class I/II-fold pyridoxal phosphate-dependent enzyme, which translates to MTIKHNIDFQKASFKDFERVPDLNAFQRAEIFKDFTDYMEVQGHMNYRFVTSNGCGPEMWVSSPFQKEPKKCVSLVSNDYLNFTQHPKVKAAAIAGIEKYGTGAGASPLIGGHHEYHVALEDKLSAFFHRPKESSIIYTTGYTANSSTLLAMLKAEDCAIVDMAVHASVYEGLYETNVKKFPHNSLVHLERALIEAQSKFLTRLVVIDGVYSQDGDLARMNEIYDLTKKHGAFLMVDDAHGIGVLGETGRGAIELFNLLDKVDIISGTLSKAFGHIGGFVIAKPEVANYLKFQSRQQVFSSTSTPAAAGLLVAIDLIDEEPEWRAKLAENVAYYKKGLLDMKLEIGSTASPIIPIKVGDAHKTGDVARLLLQAGVYTNAIVYPGVSRKDARIRTSLMATHTREHLDIVLNAFEYVNKKIRFAKTGS; encoded by the coding sequence ATGACAATAAAACACAACATCGATTTTCAAAAAGCATCCTTTAAAGATTTCGAACGGGTACCAGATTTAAACGCATTTCAGCGGGCTGAGATTTTTAAGGATTTTACGGATTACATGGAAGTGCAGGGACATATGAACTACCGTTTTGTAACGAGTAATGGTTGCGGCCCCGAAATGTGGGTAAGTTCACCTTTCCAGAAAGAGCCTAAAAAATGTGTCAGCCTGGTTTCCAATGATTATTTAAATTTCACACAGCATCCCAAAGTAAAGGCGGCGGCCATTGCAGGAATAGAAAAATACGGAACCGGAGCCGGGGCCTCCCCCCTAATCGGAGGCCATCACGAATATCACGTAGCTTTGGAGGATAAACTTTCCGCTTTCTTTCACCGTCCTAAAGAATCATCTATTATTTATACCACCGGGTATACGGCTAACAGTTCGACATTGCTGGCGATGCTGAAAGCCGAAGATTGCGCTATTGTAGATATGGCCGTTCATGCCAGCGTATATGAGGGTTTGTATGAAACGAACGTCAAAAAATTCCCTCACAACAGCCTTGTTCACCTGGAAAGGGCCTTGATTGAGGCGCAATCAAAATTTCTTACACGCTTAGTGGTGATTGATGGGGTCTATTCACAGGACGGCGACCTGGCCCGGATGAATGAAATTTACGACCTGACAAAAAAACATGGAGCCTTTTTAATGGTAGACGATGCCCACGGAATCGGGGTTCTTGGTGAAACGGGACGTGGCGCTATCGAGTTATTTAATTTGCTGGATAAAGTAGACATCATATCGGGCACTTTAAGCAAGGCATTCGGGCATATCGGCGGATTTGTAATTGCTAAGCCGGAAGTTGCTAATTACCTTAAATTTCAATCCCGGCAGCAGGTATTTTCTTCAACCTCTACTCCGGCGGCAGCGGGCTTACTGGTGGCCATCGATTTAATCGATGAAGAACCGGAATGGCGCGCTAAACTTGCCGAGAATGTCGCTTATTATAAAAAAGGGTTACTGGATATGAAATTGGAGATTGGCAGCACAGCCTCACCTATCATACCTATTAAAGTCGGGGATGCGCATAAAACGGGCGATGTCGCACGATTACTGTTACAGGCCGGGGTATATACCAACGCTATTGTTTATCCCGGTGTATCCCGCAAGGATGCGCGGATCAGGACAAGCCTAATGGCAACCCATACCCGTGAACACCTGGACATCGTTTTAAATGCGTTTGAATATGTAAATAAAAAGATAAGGTTTGCCAAGACCGGTAGTTAG
- a CDS encoding RNA polymerase sigma factor: MTRKDYQTLSDAELTELLKASDHAAYTEIYLRYAKILYVHAYKKLQNEALAKDIIQDLFTAIWHKRDSYNIPGENLYGYLYRAMKNRIFEFFAHEKVERKYLDSLQAFINSNHSPTADYQIREKQLQAHIDKNIAKLTPKMKVIFELSRKEQLRNKEIAEKLNTSENNVSKQVNNALRILKTTLSVIMF; the protein is encoded by the coding sequence ATGACACGAAAAGACTATCAAACCCTTTCCGATGCTGAACTGACCGAATTGCTGAAAGCCTCCGATCATGCCGCTTATACAGAAATTTACCTGCGTTACGCTAAAATCCTTTACGTGCATGCTTATAAAAAGCTTCAGAATGAAGCACTGGCCAAAGACATCATTCAGGACTTGTTTACGGCCATCTGGCATAAAAGAGATAGTTACAATATTCCAGGTGAAAATCTTTACGGGTATTTATACAGGGCTATGAAAAACAGGATATTTGAATTTTTTGCTCATGAGAAGGTAGAAAGGAAATATCTTGATTCATTACAGGCCTTTATCAATAGCAATCATAGCCCCACAGCAGATTACCAAATCCGTGAAAAACAGCTACAGGCCCATATTGACAAAAACATTGCAAAGCTAACCCCTAAAATGAAGGTTATATTCGAATTAAGCAGGAAAGAGCAACTCCGCAATAAGGAAATTGCAGAAAAATTGAATACCTCCGAAAACAACGTTTCCAAACAAGTTAATAATGCTCTGCGGATTTTAAAAACGACGCTGAGCGTCATCATGTTTTAA
- a CDS encoding helix-turn-helix domain-containing protein: protein MQAQHSTITFYVDMIYRLQMKRIAADYTQEELSFLLGYPPDQVSRIESFDTDALVYLTDLNRLAIIFDCELLALTPGYPISQQKIEIFTDYNQDSFRNYYSIYRIKAAGQSELFYKIIEDRPEFASQPKDKEAIQVKIEESISRLITGGSFTEGMEVWDIYQCSREQIQRRYAPRLLQEVLQKYVYGDHPLLEARTVENRVTYYVKQG, encoded by the coding sequence ATGCAAGCACAGCACAGTACCATAACATTTTATGTAGACATGATCTACAGGCTGCAAATGAAACGTATCGCGGCTGACTATACTCAGGAAGAGTTATCTTTTCTGCTCGGTTACCCTCCGGATCAGGTTAGCAGGATTGAGAGTTTTGATACTGATGCCTTAGTTTATTTAACCGATCTGAACCGCCTTGCAATAATTTTTGATTGTGAGCTTTTAGCATTAACACCGGGCTATCCTATATCACAACAAAAGATTGAAATCTTCACAGATTACAATCAGGACTCCTTTAGAAATTATTATAGCATTTACCGGATCAAGGCAGCAGGTCAAAGCGAACTGTTTTACAAGATCATAGAAGACAGGCCTGAATTTGCCAGTCAGCCGAAGGACAAGGAAGCCATTCAAGTTAAAATTGAGGAGTCGATCAGCCGGTTAATTACCGGCGGGAGTTTCACGGAAGGAATGGAAGTCTGGGATATCTATCAATGCAGCCGGGAACAAATCCAAAGACGATATGCGCCCCGATTGCTACAGGAGGTATTGCAAAAGTATGTTTACGGCGACCATCCCCTACTGGAAGCCAGGACAGTAGAAAACCGGGTGACATATTACGTTAAGCAGGGCTGA